The Thunnus thynnus chromosome 22, fThuThy2.1, whole genome shotgun sequence genome includes a window with the following:
- the LOC137174145 gene encoding inactive ubiquitin carboxyl-terminal hydrolase 53 yields the protein MAWVKFFRKPGGNLGKSYQPGSMLSLAPTKGLLNEPGQNSCFLNSAVQVLWQLDIFRRSLRQLPGHFCLGESCIFCALKGIFSQFQHSRERALPSDNLRHALAETFKDEQRFQLGFMDDAAECFENILERIHLHIVPEETDACTSKSCITHQKFAMSLYEQSVCRSCGASSDPLPFTELVHYVSTTALCQQTLQRRDESFGELLQAACTIGDLRNCPSNCGQRIRIRRVLMNSPEIVTIGFVWDSDQSDLTEDVIRSLGPHLSLSALFYRVTDEHAKKGELLLVGMICYSSRHYCAFAFHTKSSKWVFFDDATVKEIGSRWKDVVSKCIKGHFQPLLLFYSNPDGSAINTEDVSRQNSGQSHFKTPVNGEVQGFESSVSAPKKLDLTRENLNAVLSQNSFKQKSPSTFSRGSAQTSGGRGPVKIGTTDPKNRLREISREVAQRAGEVRGMHPSRREPDRSGQQRLESRYRDPGQDKTYSRSASPPENGFKKHLETRLYSSQGKGPTRTERPPHLGNRSSHDPSRSHSRVQVLPSMPSGSGHHSRRLDQLSNGYDTDSSQDSRERPGSGGNSRSRSSRPWKPMREVLNVDSVLSGVSPSGGNSVSEERRQHSPRRRPNSQSPSRDRERDRDFTWGGREERKPKSLMTIYEDEQRHETGGSRSSLDSDGRGGYSDKDRSKGTATLKVRSDNWKIQRTESGYESSDRLSNGSANLDSPVVENLSSKDLRPIPELHQTRDHLPQRRSDDSKADILHSYITFSTGEQGRKSPDLQDTNILSGQIIKRSRAFRYTPGILENENGLDSEQEENVDGSPVSPMPPYLTKTSSSEWNSSDDLAGPFSEQEETGTVAHVDPFLHNYPPALPPKTFGNSHADPSDTHSQPLEVPMRLSPRNEPKNSLSPLSHTTLRRWIETPAEHRLSSDASSKSGSSDQDRNDLSASESDDRLPSPKPSNNDGTDSASVTDMVLPTTYFSVDNCMTDTYRAKYHKRPALYMKVEDHTSSGESDVEGRGLPVADVKPPEPSKSRSESGYSTTKTTAKWNPVTPKGLDEHGFL from the exons ATGGCATGGGTCAAGTTCTTCAGGAAGCCGGGGGGCAATCTGGGGAAATCGTACCAGCCGGGGAGCATGCTGTCTTTGGCCCCCACCAAAGGACTATTGAACGAGCCGGGCCAAAACAGCTGCTTTCTGAACAGTGCTGTGCAG GTACTATGGCAGCTGGACATCTTCAGACGCAGCTTGAGGCAGCTACCTGGACACTTCTGTCTCGGAGAGTCATGCATCTTTTGTGCATTAAAG GGCATTTTCTCACAGTTCCAGCACAGTCGGGAGCGCGCCCTGCCCTCTGACAACCTGCGTCACGCCTTGGCAGAGACCTTTAAGGACGAGCAGCGCTTCCAGCTGGGCTTCATGGATGATGCCGCAGAGTGCTTT GAGAACATACTGGAAAGGATTCACCTGCACATTGTGCCTGAGGAGACAGATGCCTGCACTTCCAAGTCTTGCATCACACATCAGAAGTTTGCTATGTCGCTTTATGAGCAG TCTGTGTGCCGTAGCTGTGGGGCCTCCTCCGACCCACTGCCGTTTACAGAGCTAGTGCATTATGTTTCCACCACCGCGCTCTG TCAACAGACACTTCAGCGCAGAGACGAGTCATTTGGGGAACTGTTACAAGCTGCGTGTACGATCGGGGACCTTCGTAACTGTCCG AGCAACTGTGGCCAGAGGATTAGGATCAGACGGGTCCTCATGAACTCCCCAGAGATTGTTACCATAGGCTTCGTCTGGGATTCTGACCAGTCAGACCTCACAGAGGATGTTATCCGCTCACTGGGACCTCATCTGAGTCTGTCTGCG CTCTTCTACAGGGTGACAGATGAGCATGCCAAAAAGGGAGAGCTGCTGCTTGTGGGGATGATCTGCTACTCCAGCCGTCACTATTGTGCCTTCGCATTCCACACCAAATCCTCCAAATGGGTCTTCTTTGATGACGCCACAGTGAAAGAG ATTGGCTCCAGGTGGAAAGATGTGGTCAGCAAATGTATCAAAGGTCACTTCCAGCCTCTTCTCCTTTTTTACTCCAACCCCGATGGTAGTGCCATCAACACAGAAGATGTGTCTCGACAAAACAGCGGCCAGTCCCACTTCAAGACCCCTGTCAATGGAGAAGTACAAG GCTTTGAGTCTTCAGTTTCAGCTCCCAAGAAGCTGGACCTCACCAGGGAGAATCTGAACGCTGTGTTGAGTCAAAACTCTTTCAAACAGAAGAGCCCTTCAACCTTTAGCCGGGGAAGTGCTCAGACCAGCGGTGGACGGGGACCAG TGAAAATTGGCACCACTGATCCAAAGAATCGCCTCAGGGAGATTTCTAGAGAAGTTGcccagagagcaggagaggtgCGGGGGATGCATCCATCCAGAAGAGAGCCTGACAGGAGCGGTCAGCAGAGGCTGGAGTCACGATACAGAG ATCCAGGTCAAGACAAGACCTACTCCCGCTCCGCCTCCCCTCCAGAGAACGGCTTCAAAAAACACCTGGAGACTCGCCTGTACAGCAGCCAAGGAAAAGGTCCCACCCGGACTGAGCGACCTCCCCACCTCGGCAATCGGTCCTCCCATGACCCCTCTCGCTCTCACTCGAGGGTCCAGGTGTTACCCAGCATGCCCAGTGGCAGCGGCCATCACAGCCGGAGACTAGACCAGCTCTCCAATGGATATGATACCGACAGCAGCCAAGACTCTCGAGAGCGTCCTGGAAGTGGAGGGAACAGCCGCAGCAGGTCCAGCCGTCCGTGGAAGCCCATGCGGGAGGTGCTAAACGTGGACAGCGTTTTAAGCGGCGTTAGTCCCAGTGGTGGCAATTCTGTAAGTGAAGAGCGAAGGCAGCACAGCCCAAGGAGAAGACCCAACAGTCAGTCGCCCTCACGTGACCGAGAGCGAGACAGAGATTTTACGTGGGGAGGTCGGGAAGAGCGCAAACCCAAGAGCCTTATGACGATTTATGAGGACGAGCAGAGGCACGAAACAGGTGGCAGCCGAAGCTCGTTGGACTCCGATGGCCGGGGCGGCTACAGTGACAAGGACAGGTCAAAGGGCACAGCAACTCTTAAAGTCCGCAGTGACAACTGGAAGATCCAGCGAACTGAATCTGGATATGAAAGTAGTGACAGACTAAGCAACGGCTCAGCAAATCTTGACTCACCTGTGGTAGAGAACCTTTCTTCCAAGGACCTGCGGCCAAtacctgagctccatcagacgag ggATCACCTCCCTCAAAGAAGAAGTGATGATTCGAAGGCTGATATATTGCACTCATACATTACATTTTCCACTG GTGAACAAGGAAGAAAATCTCCAGATCTGCAAGACACAAACATCCTATCTGGTCAGAtaataaaaag AAGTAGAGCTTTCCGATACACTCCAGGAATcttggaaaatgaaaatggcctGGACAGCGAACAAGAGGAAAATGTGGATGGCAGCCCCGTGAGCCCCATGCCTCCTTATTTAACAAAGACCAGCAGTTCTGAGTGGAATAGCTCAGATGACCTCGCTGGACCCTTCTCCGAACAAGAAGAGACTGGCACTGTGGCCCACGTAGACCCTTTCCTGCACAACTACCCCCCAGCGTTACCCCCCAAGACCTTTGGCAACAGTCATGCTGACCCATCTGACACCCACTCGCAGCCGCTGGAGGTGCCAATGCGGTTGAGCCCCCGCAATGAACCCAAAAATAGCTTGTCCCCACTCTCGCACACCACCCTTCGTCGGTGGATTGAGACACCTGCCGAGCACAGGCTTTCATCAGACGCCAGCTCAAAGTCTGGGTCATCAGACCAGGACAGGAACGATCTTTCGGCCAGCGAGAGTGACGACAGGTTACCTAGTCCAAAGCCCAGCAACAACGATGGTACAGACTCTGCTTCTGTGACAGATATGGTTCTTCCCACCACTTACTTTTCTGTGGATAACTGTATGACAGACACTTACCGGGCCAAGTATCATAAGAGGCCTGCCTTGTACATGAAAGTAGAGGACCATACATCATCAGGGGAGAGTGACGTAGAAGGGAGGGGGCTCCCTGTAGCAGATGTTAAGCCACCAGAGCCCTCCAAAAGCAGATCAGAATCAG GCTATTCTACGACTAAGACTACTGCAAAGTGGAATCCAGTTACTCCAAAAGGACTTGATGAGCATGGTTTCCTATGA